In Acaryochloris marina S15, a single genomic region encodes these proteins:
- a CDS encoding alpha/beta fold hydrolase encodes MFPSFLPPGVAQLTEDTSIALAQQIQQEAITTPLLPDPILTTYVQQGEGDIPILLLNGFDSSLLEFRRLIPKLAPHTEIWALDLLGFGFTERPEGVAFSPTDLKTHLHSFWQQMIQRPMIIAGASMGGATALDFALTYPEAVEKLVLLDSSGYAPSPKATKFIMPPFDRWLTNFLRSPRVRRWVSVQAYCDRSFVTPDAECCASLHLEDPNWHRALVGFTKSGGYNFLYDTIKDIPHPTLILWGEEDKIMGVKDADTFDQTIAHSQLTWIPNCGHVPHLEQSQLTADYILEFLSASERKESQTVGTPSSQDG; translated from the coding sequence ATGTTTCCATCTTTTTTACCCCCCGGAGTTGCTCAACTCACTGAAGACACTTCCATTGCCCTAGCGCAACAGATCCAGCAAGAAGCTATTACGACCCCTCTTCTTCCCGACCCGATCCTGACAACCTATGTGCAGCAAGGAGAAGGAGATATCCCCATCCTGTTGCTGAATGGCTTCGATAGCTCCCTCTTAGAATTTCGGCGCCTTATCCCCAAGCTGGCCCCACACACTGAAATATGGGCATTGGACTTGCTGGGATTTGGCTTTACGGAGCGGCCCGAGGGGGTTGCCTTCAGTCCCACGGATCTCAAAACTCACCTCCATAGCTTTTGGCAACAGATGATTCAACGGCCCATGATCATCGCCGGGGCATCGATGGGTGGGGCGACGGCCCTAGATTTTGCCCTCACCTATCCTGAGGCTGTCGAGAAGTTAGTGCTGTTGGATAGTTCCGGCTATGCTCCCTCTCCTAAGGCAACCAAGTTCATCATGCCGCCGTTTGATCGCTGGCTGACCAACTTTCTACGCAGTCCTCGGGTCCGACGGTGGGTGAGTGTGCAGGCCTATTGCGATCGCAGCTTCGTTACTCCCGATGCCGAATGCTGTGCGTCTCTGCACCTAGAGGATCCCAATTGGCACCGGGCCTTAGTCGGCTTTACCAAAAGTGGCGGCTACAACTTCCTCTACGACACCATCAAAGACATCCCACACCCCACTCTGATCCTCTGGGGAGAAGAGGACAAAATTATGGGAGTGAAGGATGCCGACACCTTTGATCAAACCATTGCCCATAGCCAGCTAACTTGGATTCCCAACTGTGGTCATGTCCCCCATTTAGAGCAGTCTCAACTCACTGCTGACTATATTTTGGAATTTCTATCCGCCTCTGAGCGCAAGGAGAGTCAGACCGTTGGCACGCCTAGTAGCCAAGACGGATAG
- a CDS encoding HPP family protein yields the protein MDHHSSESAASNNLLISPQQSFLEFSPSKQMQEILQQYERMLEQQQNQIEYLNLELQQLHSTKSLNFKGNKIWFKLRQYLSGIHGSSSVQPRFSLSQILFTYIGSFLGIAALAYLSMVSDYPLIAAPFGAAVVLVFAVPNSPLAQPRNLIFGNLLGGVVSVVMVYLFGSEPWVMALSVATAIKVMQLTKTLHPPGGAVALVGVMSQASWNFVLTPVVAGSVILLFCTFVFNNLIPERSYPRHWL from the coding sequence ATGGATCATCATTCGAGCGAAAGTGCTGCCTCGAACAACTTATTAATTTCACCACAACAGTCTTTCCTCGAATTCTCTCCATCGAAGCAGATGCAAGAGATCCTCCAGCAATATGAAAGAATGCTGGAGCAGCAACAAAATCAAATCGAATATTTGAATCTGGAATTGCAACAATTGCATTCTACAAAATCTTTAAACTTCAAAGGGAATAAGATTTGGTTCAAATTGAGACAATATCTGTCTGGCATCCACGGAAGTTCAAGCGTTCAACCTCGTTTTTCCCTGAGTCAAATCCTGTTTACTTACATCGGTAGTTTTCTAGGAATTGCAGCCTTAGCCTATCTGAGTATGGTCTCAGATTATCCGCTAATTGCTGCGCCCTTTGGTGCTGCTGTAGTACTCGTATTTGCTGTGCCGAATAGTCCCCTTGCCCAACCCCGAAATTTAATTTTTGGCAACTTATTGGGGGGAGTTGTGAGTGTCGTGATGGTTTATCTATTTGGTTCTGAACCGTGGGTCATGGCTTTATCTGTCGCGACCGCCATTAAAGTGATGCAGTTAACCAAAACCCTCCACCCACCGGGAGGAGCTGTGGCTTTGGTAGGAGTTATGAGTCAAGCCAGCTGGAATTTTGTACTCACACCTGTCGTCGCAGGATCAGTCATCCTCCTGTTTTGTACCTTTGTTTTTAATAATTTAATACCAGAACGTTCTTATCCTCGTCACTGGTTATAA
- a CDS encoding superoxide dismutase family protein, with protein MLPKKFIPLFCAAIALVFFASCSTPNPTSTAPSPSPEAESLTATEPLNVALAILSPTEGNQVTGSIKFKQAEDKITILANLQGLQPNSVHAWHIHEFGDASSPDGKAMGGHYNPEEMPHGLPNNPERHAGDLGNLKADSQGEVAKEITVNNISINGPQNPILGRGLIIHAETDDGGQPTGNAGSRIAQGVIGLPKA; from the coding sequence ATGTTACCTAAGAAATTTATCCCCCTGTTTTGTGCTGCGATCGCACTCGTGTTTTTTGCCAGTTGCTCCACCCCCAACCCAACTAGTACAGCCCCTAGTCCCTCGCCGGAAGCTGAGTCCCTCACCGCAACTGAGCCCTTGAACGTAGCACTGGCCATCCTCTCCCCAACAGAGGGAAATCAGGTAACCGGATCAATCAAATTCAAGCAAGCAGAGGATAAAATCACTATTCTCGCCAATCTCCAAGGCTTACAGCCCAATTCCGTCCATGCTTGGCATATCCATGAATTTGGTGATGCCTCCAGTCCAGATGGGAAAGCTATGGGCGGCCACTACAATCCAGAAGAAATGCCCCACGGACTCCCCAACAATCCTGAACGTCATGCCGGAGATTTGGGCAACCTCAAAGCCGATAGCCAGGGAGAAGTCGCTAAGGAAATTACCGTCAATAACATCTCCATTAACGGCCCCCAAAACCCCATTCTGGGACGTGGCCTGATTATTCATGCCGAAACCGATGATGGCGGACAACCCACTGGTAATGCTGGAAGTCGGATTGCCCAAGGCGTGATTGGTCTGCCCAAAGCATAG
- a CDS encoding N-acetylmuramoyl-L-alanine amidase-like domain-containing protein — MKRTTSKLGQLLLIGLGTLSFDLPVSSVRSQPTRSQSALQLSEFPTQTTTVQFPSADQNQLTQLLQQAPQLQQQAWPQLLQTLAAKFEGAAYTGGLLDQSPQEELVLSLSQFDCVLFVETVLAIARTLTVEEPSPQVFSNAVQTQRYRQGHMQGYCSRLHYFSDWIADNQRRGLVENITPALGGILLNKPLNFMSQHRQSYPQLKSTANWQCIQVVETRLQSLPLHYIPQAQIRGIEASLQPGDIIAVATAVPGLDVTHTGLVYQMSDQTKGLIHASPGGSVRIAPDLATYVANVDQSIGIIVARPQNSQQ; from the coding sequence ATGAAGCGGACAACCTCTAAACTTGGGCAACTTCTACTGATCGGGCTGGGCACCCTTAGCTTTGATCTGCCGGTTTCTTCGGTGCGATCGCAACCCACAAGATCGCAATCCGCCCTCCAACTATCCGAATTCCCAACCCAAACCACAACCGTCCAATTCCCCTCAGCCGACCAAAACCAGCTAACCCAGCTTCTACAGCAAGCTCCCCAGCTCCAGCAGCAGGCTTGGCCGCAACTCCTGCAAACCCTGGCCGCCAAATTCGAAGGGGCAGCCTACACAGGGGGACTCCTGGATCAAAGTCCCCAAGAAGAATTAGTCCTTTCTCTCAGCCAGTTCGACTGCGTCCTTTTTGTAGAAACCGTCCTCGCCATCGCCCGTACCCTCACCGTCGAGGAGCCTTCCCCCCAAGTATTTAGCAATGCAGTCCAAACCCAACGCTATCGCCAAGGACACATGCAAGGCTATTGCAGTCGTCTCCATTATTTTTCCGATTGGATTGCCGATAACCAGCGTCGTGGCTTAGTCGAGAATATTACCCCAGCCTTGGGAGGCATTCTTCTCAACAAACCGCTCAACTTTATGAGCCAGCATCGCCAGAGCTACCCACAGCTAAAGAGCACAGCTAACTGGCAATGCATCCAGGTCGTAGAGACTCGGTTGCAGTCACTACCCTTGCACTATATTCCCCAAGCCCAAATCCGAGGGATTGAAGCGTCTCTACAGCCAGGAGATATTATTGCCGTGGCTACAGCAGTTCCAGGGTTAGATGTCACCCATACGGGACTGGTTTACCAAATGTCTGATCAGACCAAGGGACTCATCCATGCCTCTCCCGGCGGTAGCGTGCGTATTGCCCCGGATTTAGCCACCTATGTTGCCAATGTCGATCAATCCATCGGCATTATTGTGGCTCGCCCTCAAAATTCCCAGCAATAA
- a CDS encoding PfkB family carbohydrate kinase has product MDSQKSGLFIGLSTLDMIYLASGPPQANQKLVAQDSLISAGGPATNAAAAFAHLNNTAHLLTALGQHPITQLMRADLESLRQPVILTDLTPDQTQSPPVSSIVVTQTTGERALISLNAQRQIAQPHQIPQDLWEKITTTDIILIDGHQIPVSLAIAQQATNIPIVLDGGSWKPGLETLLPYINYAICSADFHPPGCHNTQATLDYLKQTLPKSSHIAITQGNQPILYWQGTAGTVPVPKITPADTLGAGDIFHGAFCHFILHSDFPQALAQAAQVAATACQSFGTRAWMQSP; this is encoded by the coding sequence ATGGATAGCCAGAAATCAGGATTGTTCATCGGACTATCCACGCTGGATATGATTTATCTCGCCTCTGGTCCACCCCAAGCCAACCAAAAACTAGTCGCCCAAGACAGCTTAATTTCAGCAGGCGGACCCGCCACCAACGCCGCCGCCGCCTTCGCCCACCTCAACAATACCGCCCATCTCCTCACCGCCCTGGGCCAACATCCCATTACCCAACTGATGCGAGCCGACCTAGAAAGTCTCAGGCAACCCGTCATCCTCACCGACCTCACCCCCGACCAAACTCAATCCCCCCCGGTCTCTTCCATCGTGGTCACCCAAACCACAGGAGAACGTGCCCTTATCTCCCTCAATGCCCAGCGCCAAATCGCCCAGCCCCACCAAATCCCCCAAGATTTATGGGAAAAAATCACCACCACCGACATTATTCTGATAGACGGCCATCAAATCCCCGTTAGCCTCGCCATCGCCCAACAAGCCACTAACATTCCCATCGTCTTAGATGGTGGCAGCTGGAAACCTGGTCTAGAGACCCTTCTGCCCTACATCAACTACGCCATTTGCTCCGCCGATTTCCATCCCCCTGGCTGCCACAACACCCAAGCCACGCTGGACTACTTAAAACAAACTCTGCCCAAATCCAGTCATATTGCCATCACCCAAGGCAATCAGCCTATTCTCTATTGGCAGGGCACCGCAGGTACTGTGCCCGTCCCAAAGATTACCCCCGCTGATACCTTGGGTGCAGGAGATATCTTTCATGGAGCCTTTTGCCACTTTATTTTGCATAGCGATTTCCCCCAGGCCCTAGCCCAGGCCGCCCAAGTCGCAGCAACCGCCTGCCAATCCTTTGGCACTCGGGCCTGGATGCAATCCCCTTAA
- a CDS encoding BrnT family toxin, whose protein sequence is MEFEWNDSKATANLKKHGVSFEEAKSVFYNALAIIFDDEAHSVSEKREILVGHSKNNRLLLVFFTERPHAIRIISARLATRRELEDYERQSF, encoded by the coding sequence ATGGAGTTTGAGTGGAATGATTCCAAAGCAACGGCCAATCTGAAGAAGCATGGCGTCAGTTTCGAAGAGGCAAAGTCTGTTTTTTACAATGCGCTAGCAATTATTTTTGATGATGAAGCCCACTCAGTGAGCGAAAAACGAGAGATTCTTGTTGGACATTCTAAAAATAACCGATTACTTTTGGTTTTTTTCACTGAACGCCCCCATGCGATTCGCATTATTAGCGCCCGTTTAGCTACCCGGAGGGAGCTTGAAGATTATGAAAGACAAAGCTTTTGA
- a CDS encoding GUN4 domain-containing protein has product MSSQGSIFISYRREDSPDVTGRIYDRLVGEFGGDAVFKDVDDIPLGKDFRKHLNEEVSRCQILLAVIGTKWVNCADGNGNKRLDNQQDFVRIEIEAALNRDIPVIPLLVSGAAMPSSSQLPECLSSLIYRNGIQIRRDPDFHRDMDRLIKGIPPLLGLSAQTKLTAQHETPAKDISDHSQEVTADPKYEKLEELLQNQQWKEADQETYRLMITIMGRTEGDYFREKDLKTFLCEDLQTLDRLWVKYSKGKWGFSVQKRIWEECGSPRTYNDDWEKFGDRVGWRKNSEWLGYKQLTFDLQKTSFGEFPRWFVGGFSLKRRSLFLGIFSHKGL; this is encoded by the coding sequence ATGTCTAGCCAAGGTTCTATTTTTATCTCTTATCGCAGAGAAGATAGCCCAGATGTGACAGGAAGAATCTATGACAGGCTCGTTGGGGAGTTTGGGGGAGATGCTGTATTTAAAGATGTGGATGATATTCCCTTAGGCAAGGACTTTCGCAAGCATCTAAACGAAGAAGTAAGTCGATGCCAAATTCTATTGGCTGTAATTGGCACAAAATGGGTAAATTGTGCCGATGGCAATGGCAACAAACGGCTTGATAATCAGCAAGATTTTGTCAGAATTGAAATTGAAGCTGCCTTAAATCGAGATATTCCTGTGATTCCGCTTCTAGTGAGTGGGGCAGCGATGCCTAGCTCCTCTCAGTTACCGGAGTGTTTATCTAGCTTAATCTATCGTAATGGGATTCAAATTAGACGAGACCCTGATTTTCATCGCGATATGGATAGGCTGATCAAGGGGATACCCCCCCTACTCGGCCTGTCGGCCCAAACAAAACTCACGGCTCAGCACGAAACACCTGCCAAGGACATCTCCGATCACTCTCAAGAAGTTACTGCTGATCCCAAATACGAAAAACTGGAGGAATTACTACAAAACCAGCAATGGAAAGAAGCCGATCAAGAAACCTATCGGTTGATGATCACTATTATGGGGAGAACAGAAGGAGACTACTTTCGTGAAAAAGACCTAAAAACATTCCTCTGTGAGGATTTGCAAACACTGGATCGTTTATGGGTAAAGTACAGCAAAGGCAAATGGGGTTTTAGCGTCCAGAAGCGAATTTGGGAAGAATGCGGTAGCCCTAGAACCTATAATGATGATTGGGAAAAATTCGGCGATCGTGTCGGTTGGCGCAAAAATAGCGAGTGGTTAGGCTACAAACAACTCACCTTCGACCTCCAAAAAACTTCCTTCGGAGAATTTCCGAGATGGTTTGTTGGCGGGTTCTCGTTAAAAAGAAGATCTCTTTTCTTAGGCATTTTCTCGCACAAAGGCTTGTAG
- a CDS encoding MFS transporter, with protein MQQQRILWVQVFALALVQGAIVLMWVIYNLYLGKLLGEFGFTSVFVTGILLLENGLAMLMEPLMGNYSDRAQRWLGSRFPFIAAGVILASGLLMATAVLVTFSQPEGVFRWLLPILLVAWAISMTVFRSPALSLLSRYAFGSGLPQAASVLTVMGAIAGAMGPLANKYILELGPGIAFGLASLILLGAAAILRSVNTEVKMPHQPSGVGARPSMRNLALVFTVGWGTSLGFRLLMTTFPKILKTIPNLNVGLTMGMIFIALGITAIPAGNVARKLGNRQAILLGLVGLAITLVVMNGVGQTWAAVGVAIAIGTCLSLVNNGTLPFALSMVPAQKAGLGTGMFFSGGALSASLFGAFFKQPDALSPLVMTAVAIVSFIVAMIAIASSKTPSLPST; from the coding sequence TTGCAACAGCAAAGAATTCTGTGGGTACAAGTCTTTGCCCTGGCCCTAGTCCAAGGAGCGATTGTATTGATGTGGGTGATCTACAACCTTTACCTGGGAAAACTGCTAGGTGAGTTTGGATTTACCTCTGTCTTTGTCACGGGTATCTTACTGCTGGAAAACGGCCTGGCAATGCTCATGGAACCCCTAATGGGGAACTACTCCGATCGCGCCCAGCGCTGGCTAGGTAGCCGCTTCCCGTTTATTGCCGCAGGGGTAATTTTGGCATCGGGACTACTGATGGCAACTGCGGTGCTGGTCACGTTTAGTCAGCCCGAGGGGGTCTTTCGCTGGCTCTTACCGATATTACTCGTGGCTTGGGCCATTTCCATGACAGTGTTTCGCAGTCCAGCTCTGTCCTTGCTCAGTCGATATGCCTTTGGCAGTGGTCTACCGCAAGCAGCCAGTGTATTAACCGTAATGGGGGCGATTGCGGGGGCAATGGGGCCTTTGGCCAATAAATATATTCTGGAGTTAGGACCGGGGATTGCCTTTGGCCTAGCGTCACTCATTTTGCTAGGGGCTGCGGCTATTTTGCGGTCTGTCAATACGGAAGTGAAGATGCCCCATCAACCTTCTGGGGTTGGGGCTCGTCCATCCATGAGAAATTTAGCCCTGGTGTTTACGGTGGGATGGGGCACCTCGTTGGGGTTTCGGTTATTGATGACGACGTTTCCCAAAATCCTCAAAACCATTCCCAACCTAAATGTAGGGCTGACAATGGGCATGATCTTTATTGCCTTGGGGATAACGGCCATTCCGGCAGGAAACGTTGCCCGTAAGCTGGGGAATCGTCAAGCCATTCTGTTGGGATTAGTGGGATTAGCCATAACGTTGGTCGTGATGAATGGGGTCGGCCAGACCTGGGCAGCGGTGGGCGTAGCTATAGCCATTGGTACCTGTTTGAGTTTGGTGAATAATGGCACTTTGCCCTTTGCTCTGTCGATGGTGCCTGCCCAGAAAGCGGGATTGGGAACCGGGATGTTTTTTAGCGGGGGAGCATTGTCTGCTAGCTTATTTGGGGCTTTTTTCAAACAGCCGGACGCTTTGTCCCCCTTAGTGATGACGGCTGTCGCGATTGTTAGCTTTATCGTAGCGATGATTGCGATCGCATCTAGCAAAACCCCCTCCCTACCATCGACATAA